A region of Microtus ochrogaster isolate Prairie Vole_2 linkage group LG1, MicOch1.0, whole genome shotgun sequence DNA encodes the following proteins:
- the Cnn2 gene encoding calponin-2 produces the protein MSSTQFNKGPSYGLSAEVRNRLLSKYDPQKEAELRSWIEGLTGLSIGPDFQKGLKDGVILCTLMNNLQPGSVPKINRSMQNWHQLENLSNFIKAMVGYGMNPVDLFEANDLFESGNMTQVQVSLLALAGKAKTKGLQSGVDIGVKYSEKQERNFDDATMKAGQCVIGLQMGTNKCASQSGMTAYGTRRHLYDPKNHILPPMDHCTISLQMGTNKCASQVGMTAPGTRRHIYDTKLGTDKCDNSSMSLQMGYTQGANQSGQVFGLGRQIYDPKYCPQGPAADGAPVGGDGHGEGPEYLAYCQEEAGY, from the exons ATGAGCTCCACGCAGTTCAACAAGGGCCCGTCCTACGGGCTCTCGGCCGAGGTCAGGAACCGG CTCCTGTCCAAATATGACCCCCAGAAGGAAGCAGAGCTCCGCAGCTGGATTGAAGGACTCACGGGCCTCTCCATTGGCCCCGACTTCCAGAAGGGCCTGAAAGACGGGGTTATCTTGTGCAC ACTCATGAACAACCTCCAGCCAGGCTCCGTCCCCAAGATCAACCGCTCTATGCAGAACTGGCACCAG ctaGAAAACCTTTCCAACTTCATCAAGGCCATGGTTGGCTATGGCATGAATCCTGTGGACCTGTTTGAGGCCAATGACCTGTTTGAGAGCGGGAACATGACGCAGGTGCAAGTGTCTCTGCTTGCGCTGGCAGGAAAG GCCAAGACCAAGGGGCTGCAGAGTGGTGTGGACATCGGGGTCAAATACTCGGAGAAACAGGAGAGGAACTTTGATGATGCCACCATGAAGGCCGGCCAGTGTGTCATTGGGCTGCAG ATGGGCACCAACAAATGTGCCAGCCAGTCTGGCATGACGGCCTATGGTACCCGGCGACACCTCTATGACCCCAAGAACCACATCCTGCCTCCCATGGATCATTGCACCATCAGCCTCCAGATGGGCACCAATAAGTGTGCCAGTCAG GTGGGCATGACGGCTCCAGGGACCCGGAGGCACATCTATGACACCAAGCTGGGCACCGACAAGTGTGACAACTCCTCCATGTCTCTGCAGATGGGGTACACGCAGGGCGCCAACCAGAGCGGCCAGGTCTTTGGGCTGGGGCGGCAGATATATGACCCCAAGTATTGCCCACAGGGCCCAGCGGCTGATGGGGCACCCGTCGGGGGTGACGGCCATGGTGAGGGCCCTGAGTACCTGGCATACTGCCAGGAGGAGGCGGGCTACTGA